In Megalobrama amblycephala isolate DHTTF-2021 linkage group LG10, ASM1881202v1, whole genome shotgun sequence, one DNA window encodes the following:
- the metap1 gene encoding methionine aminopeptidase 1 encodes MAAVETRECETEGCCSEAKLQCPTCIKLGIQGSYFCSQECFKGSWATHKLLHKKAKEDKVKDEGKNCVEKEINTDPWPGYRYTGKLRPHYPLTPMRLVPSNIQRPDYADHPLGMSESEQTMKGTSQIKILNAEEIEGMRVVCKLAREVLDIAAMMVKPGVTTEEIDHAVHLACTARNCYPSPLNYYNFPKSCCTSVNEVICHGIPDRRLLQEGDILNIDITVYHNGYHGDLNETFFVGEVDEGAKKLVQTTYECLMQAIDSVKPGIRYRELGNIIQKHAQANGFSVVRSYCGHGIHKLFHTAPNVPHYAKNKAVGVMKPGHVFTIEPMICEGGWQDETWPDGWTAVTRDGKRSAQFEHTLLVTDTGCEILTRRLEDNGRAHFLSQM; translated from the exons ATGGCGGCGGTGGAGACACGGGAGTGCGAGACGGAAGGCTGCTGCAGCGAAGCTAAGCTCCAGTGTCCCACCTGCATCAAACTCGGAATTCAAGGCTCATACTTTTGCTCTCAG GAATGTTTCAAAGGCAGCTGGGCCACCCACAAACTGCTCCACAAAAAAGCAA AGGAGGACAAAGTAAAAGATGAGGGGAAGAACTGTGTGGAGAAGGAAATCAACACAGACCCGTGGCCTGGGTACAGATACACTGGTAAACTGCGACCCCACTATCCACTG ACTCCCATGCGGCTTGTTCCTAGCAACATCCAGAGACCAGACTATGCAGATCATCCTTTGG GCATGTCAGAATCAGAGCAGACCATGAAAGGGACGTCTCAGATTAAGATCCTCAACGCTGAAGAGATTGAGGGCATGAGAGTTGTCTGCAAG TTGGCTCGAGAAGTACTTGACATTGCTGCCATGATGGTGAAACCTGGAGTGACAACGGAGGAGATCGACCATGCGGTGCATTTG GCGTGTACAGCAAGGAACTGCTACCCCTCACCTCTGAACTACTACAACTTCCCCAAGTCCTGCTGCACCTCGGTCAATGAAGTCATCTGTCATGGGATACCTGACCGCCGTCTCCTTCAAGAGGGGGATATACTGAACA TCGATATAACGGTTTACCACAATGGTTACCATGGAGATCTGAATGAAACCTTTTTTGTGGGTGAAGTAGATGAGGGAGCCAAGAAATTGGTTCAGACCACTTATGAATGTCTTATGCAAGCCATCGACTCTG TAAAGCCTGGTATCCGGTATCGTGAGCTGGGGAACATCATCCAGAAACATGCGCAGGCAAATGGTTTCTCTGTGGTACGGAGCTACTGTGGTCACGGCATTCACAAACTGTTCCACACGGCGCCAAACGTACCGCACTATGCCA AGAATAAAGCAGTTGGAGTGATGAAGCCTGGACATGTGTTTACTATTGAGCCCATGATCTGCGAag GTGGATGGCAAGATGAGACGTGGCCAGACGGTTGGACGGCAGTCACTCGTGACGGCAAACGCTCGGCCCAGTTCGAGCACACGCTCCTTGTGACAGACACCGGCTGTGAGATCCTCACACGTCGCCTCGAGGATAACGGCCGCGCTCACTTCCTGTCCCAAATGTAG